CGATTACCGTAAGCTCCTTCAATAACAAGCAGATCGCGGTAATTTAAGGATATTGCTTTGATTTGAATGAGAACTTGTCCAACTGCGGGTTGTGGTTCAGGGCGATCAACTAACGCCAGGGCATCAATTCCGGCGTTGCTTTGAATTTCGTAAACTTTCATATAATTTCTGTCCTATTCCCGCTTTAACTTATCTTCTCGCTTTAAAAAATGGTTCCTTCCAAACGAGTTTATTTATTATTAGTTTTGGGTATAGCGATCGCTCCGATCCTATCCTTATTTCTGATCGTTAAAGCAGCCATCGCCATCACTGTGCTATTTGATGCCATCGTTCTCGGACTGATGGTTGTAGATGGTTTACAGGTGCGACGTTCTCGTGTGCAAATTACCCGCGAATTACCATCACGGTTATCCATTGGGCGGGATAATCCCGTGGTGCTGAAAGTGACATCGCCAAATACCAACGCCCAAATTGAAATTCGCGACTATTACCCAACAGGATTTGGCGTTTCTACACCTGCACTCAACGCGATTATTCCCAGTAACAGCACGGAGGAATTGACGTATACCGTCCACCCGACACAGCGCGGAGAGTTTCCTTGGGGGAATATCCAAGTTCGACAGTTGGGGATTTGGGGATTAGCTTGGGATGATTGGCAAATCCCTCAAAGTCTGCCAGTGAAAGTTTATCCTGATTTAGTCGGATTGCGATCGCTCACAATTCGTCTGACACTGCAATCATCAGGATCAATGCGCCAATCTCGCAAAACTGGTATTGGTACAGAGTTTGCTGAACTGCGAAACTATCGCACCGGTGACGATTTGCGGTTTATTGATTGGAAAGCTACCGCCCGTCGGGTTGGCGCTTATGGTAATGCTATGCCACTGGTGAGAGTTCTAGAACCAGAACAGGAACAAACACTACTGATATTACTCGATCGCGGACGGTTGATGACAGCAAAAGTTCAGAGTTTGCAGCGATTTGACTGGGGTTTAAATGCAACTTTATCCTTAGCTTTGGCAGGTTTACATCGAGGCGATCGCGTGGGTGTTGGTGTATTTGACCGCCAGATGCATACGTGGATTCCCCCAGAACGCGGTCAACATCATCTGAATCAGCTAATTGATCGCCTGACTCCCATTCAACCAGTTTTATTGGAATCTGATTACTTGGGGGCAGTGACAAACGTTTTGCAGCGACAAACTCGGAGGGCGCTGGTAGTAGTGATTACCGATTTAGTTGATGTCACTGCCTCTACAGAACTCCTAGCCGCACTCACCAAACTAGCACCCCGCTATCTCCCCTTTTGCGTTACTCTGCGAGATCCGCAAGTTGATCGGCTAGCAAACACATTCACCGATGATGTTACAGGTGCTTATGCCCGTGCAGTATCACTAGATTTATTAATGCAACGACAAGTGGCTTATGCCCAACTAAAACAAAAAGGTGTATTGGTACTAGATGCACCAGCAAATCAAATTGCCGATCAGTTAGTTGAGCGATATCTGCAACTCAAAGCGCGAAATCAACTTTGACCAAACTTGAGGGTAAGTAATAGGCGCTTCAAGACTCTTTACTAGTAGGACTTACGCAATAACTCTCTGAAACTCTTATTTCTTTGTGTCCTTCTCTGACGAGACGCTACGCGAATGCGTCCTACCCTACGGGAAGCCGCTCCGCGTCTATGCGGTTCGTTTTTTCATGATTTTGCGTAAGTCCTGACTCCTATCCCATTAATTTTATGGGGCTGCTAGATCCCCGACAACTTCTGCGAAGTCGGGGATCTGAACATCACTAATCTCTCAAAACTCTTTCGGCATAGCTTTTTTAGTTTTAAAGCGATCGCTATGTTAATGTTACCGAAGACTGAGGTTTATTAAAACATAACTAACAATCACGCTCAATGCCCTCATTCTGAAATTAACTCACGATACACCATCATTGTTTCCTGATGAACGCGGGCAACACTCAGCCTTTCTAAGTTTTTATTTGCCCGCTGTTTCCATTCGTGCAGCATCTCGGCACTACTCAGTAATTTTACTAAAACCCCAGCCAAAGCATTACTATCTTTTACTGGCACCAAAAGACCTGCTTGCCCATTGTCCAAAGCTTCAGGAATGCCGTCTACCTGAGTGCCAACGATCGCAATTCCAGTTTCTCTAGCTTCTGAAAGTACCAAAGGGCAAGGGTCACGGTGGGAAGCCAGCACAAATATGTCACAAGATATCAGATAGCGTTGAGGTTCCGGTTGGAAGCCTTCAAAATGAATGCGTTCTTTTACAGAAGTTGCTTGTGCTTGAGCCTCAAATAGTTGTTTATCAGGGCCATTTCCAACTAAATAAAGATGCGCTTGGGGAAAATCTGAGGCAATTTGTTCAAAGGCCGCGATTAACTCAGCAATTCCCTTACGTTGATACATGCCGGCGACAGTGGCGATCGCTGGATGCTGTAATGGTAAAGGTTGATAATCTTTTATCTGTCGGGTGCGGGGACTGCCTAAAGTGCCATTACATACCACCCGCAACTTGTATTCTGGGATACCACGCCTAATCATAGAATCTCCCACAGCCTTACTGACAGCAATTACCCTATCAGCTAAACCCATCAGCAGGCTAGCACGCTGAAATTCATTGTGGACTGTGGAAACTAAAGCATATTTGTGTCCTTTAAAAATACGTGCTAGTATGACCCCCGTCATCATGTGTGCATGAACAATATCCGGTTGAAATTCAGCTGCGATCGCTCGGTAACCCATAGCTGCTTTAATCATATTTAGCGGTTTCCGACTTTGGTCTAGTTGGTAGTGCTTAACACCACAAATCTCTAGTAAAGCCTCATATTCACCACCAGCAGAAATAACCGCTACCTCATCAC
This Nostoc sp. C052 DNA region includes the following protein-coding sequences:
- a CDS encoding DUF58 domain-containing protein; its protein translation is MVPSKRVYLLLVLGIAIAPILSLFLIVKAAIAITVLFDAIVLGLMVVDGLQVRRSRVQITRELPSRLSIGRDNPVVLKVTSPNTNAQIEIRDYYPTGFGVSTPALNAIIPSNSTEELTYTVHPTQRGEFPWGNIQVRQLGIWGLAWDDWQIPQSLPVKVYPDLVGLRSLTIRLTLQSSGSMRQSRKTGIGTEFAELRNYRTGDDLRFIDWKATARRVGAYGNAMPLVRVLEPEQEQTLLILLDRGRLMTAKVQSLQRFDWGLNATLSLALAGLHRGDRVGVGVFDRQMHTWIPPERGQHHLNQLIDRLTPIQPVLLESDYLGAVTNVLQRQTRRALVVVITDLVDVTASTELLAALTKLAPRYLPFCVTLRDPQVDRLANTFTDDVTGAYARAVSLDLLMQRQVAYAQLKQKGVLVLDAPANQIADQLVERYLQLKARNQL
- a CDS encoding glycosyltransferase family 4 protein, which codes for MRIIHILNHVQEIGNGIVNVAVDLACLQAKSGDEVAVISAGGEYEALLEICGVKHYQLDQSRKPLNMIKAAMGYRAIAAEFQPDIVHAHMMTGVILARIFKGHKYALVSTVHNEFQRASLLMGLADRVIAVSKAVGDSMIRRGIPEYKLRVVCNGTLGSPRTRQIKDYQPLPLQHPAIATVAGMYQRKGIAELIAAFEQIASDFPQAHLYLVGNGPDKQLFEAQAQATSVKERIHFEGFQPEPQRYLISCDIFVLASHRDPCPLVLSEARETGIAIVGTQVDGIPEALDNGQAGLLVPVKDSNALAGVLVKLLSSAEMLHEWKQRANKNLERLSVARVHQETMMVYRELISE